In one Yarrowia lipolytica chromosome 1A, complete sequence genomic region, the following are encoded:
- a CDS encoding uncharacterized protein (Truncated form of YALI0A01089g, similar to uniprot|Q6C3Z6 Yarrowia lipolytica YALI0E31031g): MQFVYSPYDYEQQLQQYQQYQYQQQLAQRRALEEYYQRQLMQERLRQEEQKRLEEQKRQEELHQKLIEQKRQEQLQAQQFRQEQAQQLFDYMYMQQLQQQESVRRQREQQKKQIQQSAAKAASLEKVRVAEAKRQAALQAAQEADAARQAALEEIAEHERLEEEKRQEEKRQEEKRQAEAEAKLAAEKASEEKRKAEAEAKLAAEKASEEKRQAETEKAKLAQKSLSHSAPKPVQSEAEAFADYYSQLTGCPGNGPSFAQALKQLGVNVHYRSDDEDETETLADDKERPLQVDLSEPATKTESESAPEPVSESTDVDDDSNLKEPTEEIHPLVAFLQSLGIPATISEPQIAKAETQTDPDLALADFVESLSDDERPSEASKKATKAAKRAAKAQEAALKAQAEAEAAARAQIEAEQELKREKLEKKKLEKKKKAAKKAKTQSPPSQFYPLHPLKLPKTPPFQSWSTRLLSIPKKTCPNSWPNWAPWSIDRSRLTSESKRPPPSPTPSTLTPCLLTRRESR, encoded by the coding sequence ATGCAATTTGTCTATTCGCCCTATGACtacgagcagcagctgcagcagtACCAGCAGTACCAataccagcagcagcttgctCAGCGACGAGCTCTTGAGGAGTATTATCAGCGCCAGTTGATGCAGGAGCGACTCCgacaggaggagcagaagcgACTGGAGGAACAGAAGCGCCAGGAAGAGCTCCATCAGAAGCTCATTGAGCAGAAGCGACAGGAGCAACTCCAGGCCCAGCAGTTCCGACAAGAAcaggcccagcagctgtttgacTACATGTACATGCAGCAGTTGCAGCAACAGGAGTCTGTTCGACGACagcgggagcagcagaagaagcagatccagcagtctgctgccaaggccgcCTCTCTGGAAAAGGTCCGTGTGGCCGAAGCCAAGCGACAGGCTGCTCTTCAGGCTGCCCAGGAGGCCGACGCTGCTCGACAAGCCGCTCTCGAAGAGATTGCCGAGCACGAGAGAttggaagaggagaagcGCCAGGAGGAAAAGCGCCAGGAGGAAAAGCGCCaggctgaggctgaggcCAAACTTGCAGCTGAAAAGGCTtccgaggagaagcgaaaggctgaggctgaggcAAAACTTGCCGCCGAGAAGGCTTctgaggagaagcgacAAGCTGAGACTGAGAAGGCCAAACTTGCTCAGAAATCGCTTTCCCACTCCGCTCCCAAGCCCGTGCAATCCGAAGCCGAGGCGTTCGCTGACTACTACTCGCAGCTCACAGGCTGTCCTGGAAACGGCCCTTCTTTTGCTCAggctctcaaacagctcggAGTCAATGTTCATTACCGATCCgacgatgaagatgaaACCGAGACTCTGGCCGATGACAAGGAGCGACCTTTGCAGGTTGATCTTTCGGAGCCCGCCACAAAAAccgagtctgagtctgCGCCCGAGCCTGTTTCCGAATCTACCGATGTTGATGACGACTCGAACCTCAAGGAGCCTACCGAAGAAATCCATCCCCTGGTGGCGTTCCTGCAGTCTCTAGGCATCCCCGCTACCATTTCCGAGCCCCagattgccaaggccgagaCTCAGACCGACCCTGATCTTGCTCTGGCAGACTTTGTCGAGTCTCTGAGCGACGATGAGCGACCTTCTGAGGCTTCAAAgaaggccaccaaggccgctAAGCGAGCCGCAAAGGCCCAGGAGGCTGCCCTCAAGGCCCAGGCCGAAGCCGAGGCCGCCGCCAGAGCCCAGATCGAAGCCGAACAAGAGCTGAAGCGGGaaaagctggagaagaagaagttggagaagaagaaaaaggcggcaaagaaggccaagactCAGTCTCCTCCCTCCCAATTCTATCCCCTCCACCCCCTCAAACTCCCCAAAACCCCTCCCTTCCAGTCGTGGTCTACTCGTCTCCTGTCGATACCGAAAAAGACGTGTCCAAACAGCTGGCCAAACTGGGCTCCGTGGTCGATCGATCGGTCGAGACTTACGAGCGAATCAAAAAGGCCGCCACCCAGTCCGACTCCGAGTACTCTAACTCCGTGTCTTCTTACACGTCGCGAATCAAGGTAA
- a CDS encoding uncharacterized protein (Compare to YALI0A01023g, similar to uniprot|Q12691 Saccharomyces cerevisiae YDR038c ENA5 P-type ATPase involved in Na+ efflux), with protein sequence MSEKNGVSSNSTTARTVTNSTALEVPPPYVQTIEQVTKQENANIHQGLSDSEVKDRLAKVGPNQLDEGEGISLIKVIVGQVANAMILVLIISMCISFGIRDWIAGGVIAGVLGINVLVGVIQQYNAEKTMDSLRSLSSPTARVIRNGEDTTVPSGDIVPGDLVVVKVGDTIPADFRIIEQVNFETDEALLTGESLPIAKDAEIVFDDINLPVGDRINMAFSSSIVSKGRAKGIVTSTGMNTEIGVIAQSLKGQDRGFRPVKRDEFGKARKRDYMGAFFGTCGDFIQTFLGTNVGTPLQRRLAKLALYLFGIAVIFAIVVMAAQKFDVNREVAVYAIATALAMIPASLVVVLTITMAVGTKVMVRRNVIVRKLDSLEALGAVNDICSDKTGTLTQGKMIARKVWIPSVGTFTVERSEEPFNPEQGVTDLLPWDPKTEYAKRRETDDPRAFDDVMVDVSRRNTDEQSPLFRNWIDCASLANIAEVFTDNEGAWKATGDPTEIAIQVFVSRLGKSREELMKQQGLVHVAEHPFDSTVKRMSAIYDAPDQSRVIFTKGAVERVLACVTTWTDPVSGDTATFDDTCVAEIEKQMETLAKQGLRVLAFATRPMDASEDPKARADVEKDLHFLGLVGIYDPPRAESAPAVAKCHEAGINVHMLTGDHPGTAKAIAQEVGIIPVNLYHYPQEVVDVMVMTAMQFDALSDEEIDALPVLPLVIARCAPATKVRMIDALHRRNRFTAMTGDGVNDSPSLKKADVGIAMGIAGSDVAKDASDIVLSDDNFASILNAVEEGRRMADNIQKFVLHLLAGNVGQAFFLLLGLVFQDDTGFSVFPLSPVEVLWIIMITSAFPAMGLGVEAAQPDIMTKPPRDPKEGLFNWELITDMVIYGLWLAAICIASFVIVVYADGKGQLGVDCNKEFSESCHFVYRARALAFVEMTWMLLVLAWEVIDMRRSVFAMHPDSETPYTQVFKDLWSNQFLFWSVILGFFTVFPVVYIPVINDKVFLHKGISWEWGVAVLGLILFVIGVEMYKWAKRVFFRHYEKKQKKKAVISDFDDSDPFAKFAQTVSRSNTMEKNPIAIV encoded by the coding sequence ATGTCTGAGAAAAATGGAGTttcctccaactccaccacgGCTCGAACAGTCACCAATTCTACCGCTCTAGAAGTGCCTCCTCCTTACGTGCAAACCATTGAGCAGGTGACCAAGCAGGAAAATGCCAACATTCACCAGGGTCTTTCCGACTCTGAGGTCAAGGACCGTCTCGCCAAGGTGGGCCCCAACCAGCTCGACGAGGGCGAGGGCATTTCGCTCATCAAGGTCATTGTCGGCCAGGTGGCCAACGCCATGATTCTGGTGCTCATCATTTCCATGTGCATTTCGTTCGGAATCCGAGACTGGATTGCCGGTGGTGTCATTGCCGGCGTTCTGGGCATTAACGTGCTGGTTGGAGTCATCCAGCAGTACAACGCCGAAAAGACCATGGACTCTCTCCGATCGCTGTCTTCTCCCACCGCTCGAGTGATTCGAAACGGAGAAGATACCACTGTGCCCTCCGGCGACATTGTTCCCGGCGACCTCGTGGTTGTCAAGGTCGGCGACACCATTCCCGCCGACTTCCGAATTATCGAGCAGGTCAACTTTGAGACCGACGAGGCTCTGTTGACCGGTGAGTCCCTACCCATTGCTAAAGACGCCGAAATCGTTTTCGACGATATCAACCTGCCTGTCGGCGACCGAATCAACATGgctttttcctcctccattgtTTCCAAGGGCCGAGCCAAGGGAATCGTCACCTCCACTGGAATGAACACCGAGATCGGAGTCATTGCCCAGTCGCTCAAGGGCCAGGACCGAGGCTTCCGACCCGTCAAGCGAGATGAGTTTGGAAAAGCCCGAAAGCGAGACTACATGGGCGCCTTTTTCGGCACCTGTGGAGACTTCATCCAGACCTTCCTCGGAACCAACGTCGGAACCCCGCTGCAGCGACGACTGGCCAAGCTGGCTCTCTACCTGTTTGGTATCGCCGTGATCTTCGCCATCGTCGTCATGGCCGCCCAGAAGTTTGACGTGAACCGAGAGGTGGCCGTCTACGCCATTGCCACCGCCCTCGCCATGATCCCCGCCTCCCTCGTTGTTGTTCTCACCATTACCATGGCCGTTGGAACCAAGGTCATGGTCCGCCGAAACGTCATTGTCCGAAAGCTCGACTCCCTGGAGGCTCTTGGAGCCGTCAACGACATTTGCTCCGACAAGACTGGAACCCTGACCCAAGGAAAGATGATTGCCCGAAAGGTTTGGATCCCCTCGGTCGGAACCTTCACTGTGGAACGATCTGAGGAGCCCTTCAACCCCGAGCAGGGAGTCACCGACCTGCTGCCCTGGGACCCCAAGACTGAGTACGCCAAGCGACGAGAGACTGACGACCCCCGTGCCTTCGACGACGTCATGGTCGACGTGTCGCGACGAAACACCGATGAGCAGAGTCCCCTGTTCCGAAACTGGATCGACTGTGCCTCTCTGGCCAACATTGCCGAGGTTTTCACTGACAACGAGGGCGCCTGGAAGGCCACCGGTGACCCCACCGAAATCGCCATCCAGGTGTTTGTTTCTCGACTGGGCAAGTCCCGAGAGGAGCTCATGAAGCAGCAGGGCCTGGTCCACGTTGCCGAGCACCCCTTCGATTCCACTGTCAAGCGAATGTCCGCCATCTATGATGCCCCCGATCAGTCCCGAGTCATTTTCACCAAGGGTGCCGTCGAGCGAGTCCTCGCTTGTGTCACCACCTGGACCGACCCCGTTTCTGGCGACACCGCCACCTTTGACGACACCTGCGTTgccgagattgagaagcagATGGAGACTCTGGCCAAGCAGGGTCTGCGAGTGCTGGCTTTTGCCACCCGACCCATGGACGCCTCCGAGGACCCCAAGGCTCGTGCcgatgtggagaaggatCTCCACTTCCTCGGTCTGGTTGGAATCTACGACCCCCCTCGAGCTGAGTCTGCCCCCGCCGTGGCCAAGTGTCACGAGGCTGGCATCAACGTCCACATGCTGACTGGAGACCACCCCGGAAccgccaaggccattgccCAGGAGGTCGGCATCATCCCCGTCAACCTGTACCACTACCCCCAGGAGGTTGTCGACGTCATGGTCATGACTGCCATGCAGTTTGACGCTCTGTCCGACGAAGAGATTGACGCGCTCCCTGTTCTGCCCCTAGTTATTGCCCGATGTGCCCCCGCCACCAAGGTCCGAATGATTGACGCTCTGCACCGACGAAACCGATTCACCGCCATGACCGGAGACGGTGTCAACGACTCGCCgtctctcaagaaggccgacgTCGGTATTGCCATGGGTATTGCCGGCTCCGATgtggccaaggacgcctCCGACATTGTGCTTTCTGACGATAACTTTGCTTCGATTCTCAACGCTGTGGAAGAGGGCCGACGAATGGCCGACAACATCCAGAAGTTTgtcctccatctgctgGCCGGTAACGTTGGCCAGGCATtcttcctgctgctcggTCTCGTTTTCCAGGACGACACCGGCTTCTCCGTTTTCCCCCTGTCTCCCGTCGAGGTTCTGTGGATCATTATGATCACCTCCGCCTTCCCCGCCATGGGTCTCGGAGTGGAGGCTGCCCAGCCCGATATCATGACCAAGCCCCCCCGTGACCCCAAGGAGGGTCTCTTCAACTGGGAGCTCATCACCGACATGGTCATCTATGGTCTCTGGCTCGCTGCCATCTGTATCGCCTCGtttgtcattgtcgtgtACGCCGACGGAAAGGGCCAGCTCGGAGTGGACTGTAACAAGGAGTTTTCCGAGTCTTGCCACTTTGTCTACCGAGCCCGAGCCCTGGCTTTTGTCGAAATGACCTGGATGTTGCTCGTGCTCGCCTGGGAGGTGATTGACATGCGACGATCCGTCTTTGCCATGCACCCTGACTCTGAGACTCCCTACACCCAGGTCTTCAAGGACCTGTGGTCTAACCAGTTCCTCTTCTGGTCCGTCATTCTCGGCTTCTTCACCGTCTTCCCCGTTGTGTACATTCCCGtcatcaacgacaaggTCTTCCTGCACAAGGGCATTTCCTGGGAGTGGGGCGTTGCCGTCCTCGGTCTCATTCTCTTCGTCATTGGCGTCGAGATGTACAAGTGGGCCAAGCGAGTTTTCTTCCGACACTatgagaagaagcagaagaagaaggccgtCATTTCCGACTTTGACGACTCCGACCCCTTCGCCAAGTTTGCCCAGACCGTGTCTCGATCCAACaccatggagaagaacccCATTGCCATTGTCTGA
- a CDS encoding uncharacterized protein (Compare to YALI0A01067g, similar to Saccharomyces cerevisiae YOR052C; ancestral locus Anc_5.653, weakly similar to uniprot|Q08422 Saccharomyces cerevisiae Chromosome XV reading frame ORF YOR052C) encodes MPFTVKFVSGKSYDVTMDASNTIAAVKEYLHERDTTLSSSTIDLVFGGQSLDDTKTIEELDLDSKTVNVVSRNVASRNSAPKTTKKKKRCSFNGCSSAPLRMVGDCSFCDGKFCSTHRLLEQHNCSGLQSCKDQLHEQNASKLHREQTQANKV; translated from the coding sequence ATGCCCTTCACTGTCAAGTTTGTGTCCGGAAAGTCGTACGACGTAACCATGGacgcctccaacaccaTCGCCGCCGTCAAGGAGTACCTCCACGAGCGCGACACCACcctgtcctcctccaccatcgACCTGGTGTTTGGCGGACAGTCGCTGGACGACACAAAGACCATCGAGGAGCTTGACCTCGACTCCAAAACCGTCAACGTGGTCAGCCGCAACGTGGCCAGCCGCAACTCGGCCCCCAAaaccaccaagaagaagaagcgatGCTCCTTCAACGGCTGCTCCAGCGCACCCCTGCGCATGGTGGGCGACTGCTCCTTCTGTGACGGCAAGTTTTGCAGCACGCACCGACTGCTGGAGCAGCACAACTGCTCGGGCCTCCAGTCTTGTAAGGACCAGCTGCACGAGCAGAATGCATCCAAGCTCCACCGCGAGCAGACCCAGGCCAACAAGGTCTAA
- a CDS encoding uncharacterized protein (Compare to YALI0A01111g, similar to DEHA0D16709g Debaryomyces hansenii): MYKLPAIETVPSLPEADQELLLDHLFEPCATLKQLVIRGAIRQQCHDYNELIERVRAELLELLKSGDDTDPRINRIIGAHPRLGAQKVDSSHSQAEQKSLQARSAQEGLRLERLNKQYEETFPGLIYVVFVNGRSREVIMENMVERINRGDVKKERQEAFNAMCDIAKDRASKLE, translated from the coding sequence ATGTACAAGCTACCTGCGATAGAAACGGTACCGTCGCTGCCTGAAGCCgaccaggagctgctgctggatcaTCTGTTTGAGCCGTGTGCCActctcaagcagcttgTGATCCGGGGCGCAATCCGCCAACAGTGCCACGACTACAACGAGCTGATTGAGCGGGTGCGGgcggagctgctggagctgctcaagtcGGGCGACGACACGGATCCGCGGATCAACAGAATCATCGGCGCTCACCCGCGTCTGGGCGCCCAGAAGGTGGACTCGTCCCACTCTCAGGCGGAGCAGAAATCGCTGCAGGCCAGGTCGGCACAGGAGGGCCTGCGGCTCGAGAGACTCAACAAGCAGTACGAAGAAACGTTTCCAGGCCTCATCTACGTTGTTTTTGTCAACGGACGATCGCGGGAGGTCATCATGGAAAACATGGTGGAGCGGATCAACAGAGGAGACGTGAAAAAGGAGAGGCAGGAGGCGTTTAACGCCATGTGTGATATTGCAAAGGATCGCGCGAGCAAGTTGGAGTGA
- a CDS encoding uncharacterized protein (Compare to YALI0A01045g, similar to uniprot|P36151 Saccharomyces cerevisiae YKR070w putative phosphatidyl synthase, similar to Saccharomyces cerevisiae YKR070W; ancestral locus Anc_5.652), giving the protein MLRALKTRQLAPIFRQRVVTRLLTTAPAAKLSYVFDIDGVLMHGGEAIPQGRQALLELEQAQVPWILLTNGGGKSEVQRTEELSKALDFYIDPQQIVQSHTPFRGLSGQYERVLVVGGDHDMSRQVAELYGFKHVIVPADIVRATPHVWPYHRLTEKDDFWVLPKKECDQLVDPNSGMNKVDAVFIFNDPRDWGTDVQIVMDMLLSQDGHIGTKANWHPRPSEPTLKSPSIPIYFSNNDLLWANQYPLPRLGQGALRTTIEALFTELTGYKLRSTIIGKPVRETYEFAEETLDDWRQKTFNLAPGSWEKVYMVGDNPASDIDGANRYGWESMLVRTGVFRDADLPDAVAKPNAGIYDNVLDAVRAGIKRHY; this is encoded by the coding sequence ATGCTCAGAGCGCTCAAAACACGCCAATTGGCGCCGATTTTTCGCCAGCGAGTAGTCACACGTCTGCTGACGACCGCGCCGGCGGCAAAATTGTCCTATGTATTCGATATCGACGGCGTTTTGATGCACGGAGGCGAGGCGATTCCGCAGGGTCGCCAggcgctgctggagctcgAACAGGCCCAGGTGCCGTGGATTCTGCTGACTAACGGCGGCGGCAAGTCCGAGGTGCAGCGAACGGAGGAGCTCTCCAAGGCGCTGGACTTCTACATAGACCCGCAGCAGATTGTACAGTCACACACGCCGTTCAGGGGCCTGTCGGGTCAATATGAACGGGTTCTGGTGGTGGGCGGAGACCACGACATGTCGCGACAGGTGGCAGAACTGTACGGGTTCAAACACGTGATTGTGCCGGCGGACATTGTGCGAGCCACCCCGCACGTGTGGCCGTACCACCGGCTCACGGAAAAGGACGACTTCTGGGTGCTCCCCAAGAAAGAATGCGACCAGCTGGTGGATCCCAACAGTGGCATGAACAAGGTGGACGCGGTATTCATCTTCAACGACCCCCGAGACTGGGGCACCGACGTCCAGATCGTCATGGACATGCTACTGTCTCAAGACGGACACATTGGTACCAAGGCCAACTGGCACCCGCGACCATCGGAGCCCACCCTCAAGTCGCCCTCCATCCCCATCTACTTCTCTAACAACGACCTGCTGTGGGCCAACCAGTACCCGCTGCCTCGTCTTGGCCAGGGAGCTCTCCGAACAACCATCGAGGCGCTGTTCACAGAACTCACCGGCTACAAACTGCGTTCCACCATCATTGGAAAACCCGTGCGGGAAACCTACGAGTTTGCCGAGGAGACGCTCGACGACTGGCGACAAAAGACCTTCAACCTGGCGCCGGGGTCGTGGGAAAAAGTGTACATGGTGGGAGACAATCCTGCCAGTGACATTGATGGAGCTAACCGATACGGCTGGGAGAGTATGCTGGTGAGAACGGGCGTTTTCCGTGACGCCGATCTGCCCGATGCGGTGGCCAAACCCAACGCCGGTATCTACGATAACGTCTTGGATGCTGTTAGAGCAGGCATTAAGAGACATTATTAG